From Cydia fagiglandana chromosome 6, ilCydFagi1.1, whole genome shotgun sequence, the proteins below share one genomic window:
- the LOC134665608 gene encoding uncharacterized protein LOC134665608, giving the protein MSANNSPFGRSSKIQRSPPSTPVPPNTGNENAQPTSAKDQTSLDPVPTSEIQNWMSTIDKSLSEICSISTEGKLNSDQKLRIHNLCRKVSHGSANLAVLYQGLKAKALVNHCTLQTLQGKPDLSDSLRALKDSIDNTNRPATNALSFADMVKTSNKNEIRPNNLSSVAIYPKDQSKSSEETKNLVQKIINPEEMKLHVRALRKVKNGGVIISTDTKDDIEKLKLTFKNTSPNLTIDEPFKRRPRVVIIGVPSALREQEVYSCIYEQNIADKFPDLTRENFLASIKLSHKSGKKDAESCNYVIEVPAYIRRALISQNRAFINWSSCPVRDFTTVTKCCKCHLYGHAAKTCKQSEPTCGHCSNLGHSDKDCLFKSEYPKCASCSLFKKPNGHITGDPDCPVRKMAERRYINSIDYGED; this is encoded by the coding sequence ATGAGTGCTAATAACAGCCCGTTTGGAAGAAGTTCCAAGATTCAGCGTTCCCCGCCATCAACACCAGTACCACCGAATACCGGAAATGAAAATGCACAACCAACGAGCGCAAAAGACCAGACCAGTCTAGACCCGGTACCAACATCAGAAATTCAGAACTGGATGAGCACTATAGATAAATCTCTTAGTGAAATCTGCAGCATATCGACGGAAGGCAAATTGAACTCCGACCAAAAACTCAGGATCCACAATCTTTGTCGAAAGGTTTCCCACGGTTCCGCAAACTTGGCAGTTCTTTACCAAGGCCTTAAAGCAAAGGCACTCGTTAACCACTGCACTCTTCAGACGCTTCAAGGAAAACCAGACCTATCAGACAGTTTACGAGCCCTAAAGGATAGTATCGATAACACTAACAGACCGGCCACAAACGCACTTTCTTTTGCCGATATGGTGAAAACTAGTAACAAAAACGAAATTCGTCCTAATAATTTGAGCTCAGTCGCAATTTATCCTAAAGATCAGTCGAAGTCAAGCGAGGAAACGAAAAACCtagtacaaaaaattattaatccTGAAGAAATGAAACTGCACGTAAGAGCGCTGCGTAAAGTTAAAAATGGCGGTGTTATCATCAGCACTGATACTAAGGACGACATagaaaaattgaaattgacATTTAAAAACACATCCCCGAATCTCACCATCGATGAACCATTCAAGCGCAGGCCCAGAGTTGTAATAATAGGCGTACCATCGGCTCTACGGGAACAAGAGGTCTACAGTTGTATATATGAACAGAATATAGCCGACAAGTTTCCAGACCTAACTCGGGAAAATTTCTTAGCGTCTATCAAATTAAGCCATAAGTCGGGTAAGAAAGATGCAGAGTCCTGTAACTACGTGATAGAAGTTCCAGCCTACATACGACGAGCTCTCATATCTCAGAACCGAGCTTTCATCAATTGGTCATCGTGTCCTGTCAGAGACTTCACAACTGTTACAAAGTGTTGCAAGTGCCATCTTTACGGCCATGCTGCCAAAACATGCAAGCAATCGGAGCCCACCTGTGGACATTGCAGTAATCTAGGCCACTCGGACAAGGATTGCCTATTTAAATCAGAATATCCCAAATGCGCATCATGTAGTCTCTTCAAAAAACCCAATGGCCATATAACTGGGGACCCTGACTGTCCCGTCAGGAAAATGGCCGAACGACGGTACATAAACTCGATTGATTATGGGGAGGACTAA